A stretch of the Bacillus licheniformis DSM 13 = ATCC 14580 genome encodes the following:
- a CDS encoding glycoside hydrolase family 9 protein encodes MKQKAFLKMKALCLALLVIFSMSIASFSEKTRAASAEEYPHNYAELLQKSLLFYEAQRSGRLPENSRLNWRGDSGLEDGKDVGLDLTGGWYDAGDHVKFGLPMAYSAAILSWSVYEYRDAYKESGQLDAALDNIKWATDYFLKAHTAPYELWGQVGNGALDHAWWGPAEVMPMKRPAYKIDAGCPGSDLAGGTAAALASASIIFKPTDSSYSEKLLAHAKQLYDFADRYRGKYSDCITDAQQYYNSWSGYKDELTWGAVWLYLATEEQQYLDKALASVSDWGDPANWPYRWTLSWDDVTYGAQLLLARLTNDSRFVKSVERNLDYWSTGYSHNGSIERITYTPGGLAWLEQWGSLRYASNAAFLAFVYSDWVDTEKAKRYRDFAVRQTEYMLGDNPQQRSFVVGYGKNPPKHPHHRTAHGSWANQMNVPENHRHTLYGALVGGPGRDDSYRDDITDYASNEVAIDYNAAFTGNVAKMFQLFGKGHVPLPDFPEKETPEDEYFAEASINSSGNSYTEIRAQLNNRSGWPAKKTDQLSFRYYVDLTEAVEAGYSAEDIKVTAGYNEGASVSELKPHDASKHIYYTEVSFSGVLIYPGGQSAHKKEVQFRLSAPDGTSFWNPENDHSYQGLSHALLKTRYIPVYDDGRLVFGHEPGY; translated from the coding sequence GTGAAACAGAAAGCATTTTTAAAAATGAAAGCGCTTTGTTTGGCACTTTTAGTGATCTTCTCTATGAGCATAGCGTCGTTTTCAGAAAAGACCCGTGCAGCTTCTGCTGAAGAATATCCTCATAATTATGCTGAACTGCTGCAAAAGTCTTTGTTATTTTATGAAGCACAGCGCTCGGGAAGACTTCCGGAAAACAGCCGGCTGAATTGGAGAGGAGACTCCGGGCTTGAGGACGGAAAAGACGTTGGCCTCGATTTAACGGGAGGGTGGTATGATGCCGGCGACCACGTGAAGTTCGGTCTGCCGATGGCTTATTCTGCCGCAATCCTGTCATGGTCGGTCTATGAGTACCGAGATGCCTACAAAGAATCGGGTCAGCTTGATGCGGCGCTGGACAATATTAAATGGGCGACAGACTACTTTCTTAAAGCCCATACGGCTCCTTATGAATTGTGGGGCCAAGTCGGAAATGGCGCTCTAGACCACGCATGGTGGGGGCCGGCCGAAGTAATGCCGATGAAGCGCCCTGCCTATAAGATCGATGCCGGCTGTCCGGGGTCAGACCTTGCTGGTGGTACAGCCGCAGCGCTAGCATCAGCATCAATTATTTTCAAGCCGACAGATTCTTCTTACTCTGAAAAATTACTGGCTCATGCCAAGCAATTGTATGATTTTGCCGACCGCTACCGCGGCAAATATTCAGACTGCATTACAGACGCACAGCAATATTATAATTCGTGGAGCGGGTATAAAGATGAACTGACATGGGGAGCTGTCTGGCTCTACTTGGCAACAGAAGAACAACAATATTTGGATAAAGCCCTTGCTTCGGTCTCAGATTGGGGCGATCCCGCAAACTGGCCTTACCGCTGGACGCTTTCCTGGGATGACGTCACTTACGGAGCACAGCTGCTGCTCGCTCGTCTGACAAACGATTCCCGTTTTGTCAAATCTGTCGAACGCAATCTTGATTATTGGTCGACAGGCTACAGTCATAATGGAAGCATAGAACGGATCACGTATACGCCGGGCGGTTTGGCCTGGCTTGAGCAGTGGGGATCATTGCGATACGCTTCGAATGCCGCTTTTCTCGCTTTCGTTTATTCCGATTGGGTGGATACAGAAAAAGCGAAAAGATATCGGGATTTTGCTGTTCGGCAAACGGAGTATATGCTAGGAGATAATCCGCAGCAGCGAAGCTTTGTCGTTGGATACGGTAAAAATCCGCCGAAACATCCGCATCACCGTACAGCACACGGTTCATGGGCCAATCAGATGAATGTGCCTGAAAACCATCGCCATACCCTATACGGCGCATTAGTCGGCGGTCCGGGAAGGGACGATTCGTACCGAGATGACATAACAGATTATGCGTCAAACGAAGTTGCGATCGATTATAATGCCGCTTTTACCGGCAACGTAGCGAAAATGTTTCAGCTGTTCGGGAAAGGCCATGTTCCGCTGCCTGATTTTCCGGAGAAGGAAACACCTGAGGACGAATATTTTGCAGAGGCATCAATCAACAGCTCCGGAAACAGCTATACTGAAATCCGGGCGCAGCTCAATAACCGTTCGGGATGGCCGGCAAAGAAAACCGATCAATTGTCTTTCCGCTACTACGTTGACTTGACGGAAGCTGTAGAAGCGGGATATTCCGCCGAAGATATAAAAGTCACAGCCGGCTATAACGAAGGGGCCTCGGTATCAGAGCTGAAGCCGCATGACGCTTCAAAGCACATTTACTATACAGAAGTCAGCTTCAGCGGGGTTTTGATTTATCCAGGCGGTCAATCCGCCCATAAAAAAGAAGTGCAGTTCCGCCTTTCGGCACCAGACGGAACGTCTTTTTGGAACCCGGAAAATGACCACTCTTATCAGGGTCTGTCACATGCGCTTCTGAAGACGCGGTATATTCCTGTTTATGATGATGGACGGCTCGTTTTCGGACATGAGCCCGGTTACTAG
- a CDS encoding glycoside hydrolase family 48 protein, translating to MDNKTRFMQLYEQIKNPNNGYFSPEGIPYHSVETLICEAPDYGHMTTSEAYSYWLWLEAMYGRYTQDWSKLEAAWDNMEKYIIPVNEGDGNEEQPTMNYYNPSSPATYAAEHPYPDLYPSALTGQYPAGNDPLDAELKATYGSNETYLMHWLLDVDNWYGFGNLLNPSHTAVYVNTYQRGEQESVWETVPHPSQDNQTFGKPNEGFMSLFTKENQAPAPQWRYTNATDADARAVQAMFWARQWGYSNTNYLEKAKKMGDFLRYGMYDKYFQEIGSAADGSPSRGAGKNACHYLMAWYTAWGGGLGQYANWAWRIGASHVHQGYQNPVASYALSTAEGGLIPNSSTARSDWEKALKRQLELYTWLLSSEGAVAGGATNSWNGNYSAYPQNVSTFYEMAYTEAPVYHDPPSNNWFGMQVWPLERVAELYYIFAEKGDKSSESFHMAKHVIEKWIAYSLDYVFVGERPVTDEEGYYLNDAGERVLGGQNPQIAVQSDPGEFWIPANLEWSGQPDPWKGFDSFTGNPGLHVTTKNPSQDVGVLGSYIKTLVFFAAGTKAETGGFTALGNKAKNLAKELLDAAWSKNDGIGIAAEEEHEDYIRYFTKEIYFPNGWSGRNGQGNTIPGPNTVPSDPAKGGNGVYISHAELRPKIKNDPMWPYLENKYQTSWNPNTGKWENGLPTFVYHRFWSQVDMATAYAEYDRLIGNA from the coding sequence ATGGATAATAAAACACGTTTTATGCAGCTGTATGAGCAAATTAAAAATCCGAACAACGGTTATTTCTCACCCGAAGGAATTCCCTATCACTCGGTTGAAACGCTCATATGTGAGGCGCCCGACTACGGTCATATGACGACATCTGAAGCGTACAGCTATTGGCTGTGGCTTGAAGCGATGTATGGCCGGTACACACAGGACTGGTCAAAGCTAGAAGCCGCCTGGGACAATATGGAGAAATATATTATCCCGGTCAATGAAGGAGACGGAAACGAAGAACAGCCGACCATGAACTACTACAACCCCTCAAGTCCAGCCACTTATGCTGCAGAACACCCCTACCCAGATCTGTACCCTTCAGCGCTGACCGGACAGTATCCGGCAGGAAATGACCCGCTCGATGCCGAGCTTAAAGCGACATATGGAAGCAACGAAACGTATTTAATGCATTGGCTGTTAGATGTTGACAACTGGTATGGCTTCGGAAATCTTCTGAACCCTTCGCACACTGCCGTTTATGTGAACACTTACCAGCGGGGCGAACAGGAATCCGTTTGGGAAACGGTTCCGCATCCGTCTCAGGATAATCAGACGTTCGGAAAACCGAATGAAGGTTTCATGAGCCTTTTTACAAAAGAAAATCAGGCTCCAGCACCGCAATGGCGCTACACCAATGCAACGGATGCAGATGCGCGCGCCGTTCAGGCGATGTTCTGGGCCAGGCAATGGGGCTACAGCAATACTAATTATTTAGAAAAAGCTAAAAAAATGGGGGACTTTCTCCGTTACGGCATGTATGACAAATACTTTCAAGAGATTGGAAGTGCCGCTGACGGCTCGCCTTCCCGCGGTGCTGGAAAAAATGCATGTCATTATTTAATGGCGTGGTACACCGCTTGGGGAGGCGGATTGGGACAGTATGCAAACTGGGCGTGGCGGATCGGTGCGAGCCATGTGCATCAAGGTTATCAAAACCCTGTTGCCTCTTATGCACTGTCAACGGCTGAAGGCGGATTGATTCCAAATTCATCCACAGCGCGAAGCGATTGGGAAAAGGCGCTGAAAAGGCAGCTAGAACTTTACACATGGCTGCTTTCTTCAGAAGGAGCCGTTGCCGGCGGCGCCACGAACAGCTGGAACGGCAACTACAGCGCATATCCGCAGAATGTCAGCACATTTTACGAAATGGCCTACACAGAAGCGCCTGTATATCACGATCCCCCTTCTAACAATTGGTTCGGGATGCAAGTCTGGCCGCTGGAAAGGGTGGCGGAACTGTATTATATTTTCGCAGAGAAAGGTGACAAATCGTCTGAAAGCTTCCACATGGCAAAGCATGTGATTGAAAAATGGATCGCATATTCACTTGATTATGTGTTTGTGGGCGAACGGCCGGTTACTGACGAAGAAGGCTATTATTTAAATGATGCGGGAGAACGCGTCCTTGGCGGCCAAAACCCGCAGATCGCCGTACAATCCGACCCAGGCGAGTTTTGGATTCCGGCAAACCTTGAATGGAGCGGCCAGCCTGATCCGTGGAAGGGATTTGATTCATTTACCGGAAATCCGGGACTGCATGTCACGACGAAGAATCCTTCTCAAGATGTCGGCGTTCTCGGCAGCTATATTAAAACGCTCGTCTTCTTTGCGGCCGGAACAAAAGCCGAAACCGGCGGCTTTACCGCTCTTGGAAACAAAGCCAAAAATCTGGCAAAAGAACTGCTTGATGCAGCATGGAGTAAAAATGACGGAATCGGTATCGCAGCAGAGGAAGAACATGAAGATTATATCCGCTACTTTACGAAGGAAATCTACTTTCCGAATGGCTGGAGCGGCAGAAACGGGCAGGGCAATACCATCCCTGGCCCCAACACTGTGCCGTCTGATCCGGCAAAAGGCGGTAACGGCGTCTATATCAGTCATGCGGAGCTCCGGCCGAAAATTAAAAATGATCCGATGTGGCCTTATTTGGAAAACAAATATCAGACCTCGTGGAATCCGAATACGGGCAAATGGGAAAACGGACTGCCGACCTTTGTATATCACCGTTTCTGGTCTCAGGTCGATATGGCGACAGCTTATGCTGAGTATGACCGTTTAATCGGAAATGCATAA